One Salmo salar chromosome ssa01, Ssal_v3.1, whole genome shotgun sequence DNA window includes the following coding sequences:
- the LOC106596382 gene encoding ataxin-3 isoform X4 → MRMAEGGMGSEEYRTFLQQPSGNMDDSGFFSIQVISNALSVWGLELILFNSREYQSLMINPINEKAFICNYKEHWFTIRKLGQQWFNLNSLLTGPELISDTYLALFLAQLQQEGYSIFVIRGNLPECDAEQILGIMKVQQQQRPKLIGEDEAQSSSGMGRSSGQGSVLEAGPGVVEGVVDEDEEELRKALALSRQGMEVEDEEADLRRAIQLSMQGKALLGAVMSNTSMPKGGLVAKTTSSGQAPGSTTGGAPLSEKLSAEELRRRRQAYFDRQSQQLAQPTSPQQPTESTGSGKSGTEEDAQAKCSQ, encoded by the exons ACAGTGGTTTCTTTTCTATACAA GTTATCAGCAATGCATTATCAGTGTGGGGTTTGGAGCTGATCCTCTTCAACAGCCGAGAGTACCAGAGCCTTATGATAAACCCAAT aaatgaaaaggcaTTCATATGCAACTACAAGGAGCACTGGTTTACAATACGAAAACTTGGCCAACAG TGGTTTAATTTGAATTCATTGTTGACTGGACCAGAGCTTATATCAGACACATACCTAGCCCTCTTCCTTGCACAGTTACAACAAGAAG GGTATTCCATATTTGTGATCCGAGGAAATCTCCCGGAGTGTGATGCAGAGCAGATTCTGGGGATCATGAAGGTGCAGCAGCAACAGAGACCCAAGCTGATTGGAGAGGATGAGGCTCAGTCGAGTAGTGGCATGGG TAGATCATCAGGGCAGGGTAGTGTGCTGGAAGCAGGCCCTGGTGTGGTAGAGGGGGTGGtggatgaggatgaggaggagctgaggaaggCCCTGGCCCTGAGTAGACAGGGAATGGAGGTGGAGGATGAAGAGGCTGATCTTCGCAGGGCCATACAGCTCAGCATGCAGGGTAAGGCTTTATTGG GGGCAGTAATGAGCAATACGTCAATGCCAAAAGGGGGACTTGTTGCTAAAACGACATCGTCCGGCCAGGCACCAGGGAGTACTACAGGAGGAGCACCTCTGAGTGAGAAACTCTCAGCTGAGGAACTGCGACGGAGGAGACAAGCCTACTTTGACAG ACAGTCCCAACAGCTGGCTCAGCCCACTTCACCTCAACAACCAACAGAAAGCACAG GATCCGGGAAGAGTGGCACAGAGGAAGATGCACAAGCCAAATGCAGCCAGTGA
- the LOC106596382 gene encoding ataxin-3 isoform X5 yields MPRVCKAVKVISNALSVWGLELILFNSREYQSLMINPINEKAFICNYKEHWFTIRKLGQQWFNLNSLLTGPELISDTYLALFLAQLQQEGYSIFVIRGNLPECDAEQILGIMKVQQQQRPKLIGEDEAQSSSGMGRSSGQGSVLEAGPGVVEGVVDEDEEELRKALALSRQGMEVEDEEADLRRAIQLSMQGKALLGAVMSNTSMPKGGLVAKTTSSGQAPGSTTGGAPLSEKLSAEELRRRRQAYFDRQSQQLAQPTSPQQPTESTGSGKSGTEEDAQAKCSQ; encoded by the exons atgccaagagtgtgcaaagctgtcaag GTTATCAGCAATGCATTATCAGTGTGGGGTTTGGAGCTGATCCTCTTCAACAGCCGAGAGTACCAGAGCCTTATGATAAACCCAAT aaatgaaaaggcaTTCATATGCAACTACAAGGAGCACTGGTTTACAATACGAAAACTTGGCCAACAG TGGTTTAATTTGAATTCATTGTTGACTGGACCAGAGCTTATATCAGACACATACCTAGCCCTCTTCCTTGCACAGTTACAACAAGAAG GGTATTCCATATTTGTGATCCGAGGAAATCTCCCGGAGTGTGATGCAGAGCAGATTCTGGGGATCATGAAGGTGCAGCAGCAACAGAGACCCAAGCTGATTGGAGAGGATGAGGCTCAGTCGAGTAGTGGCATGGG TAGATCATCAGGGCAGGGTAGTGTGCTGGAAGCAGGCCCTGGTGTGGTAGAGGGGGTGGtggatgaggatgaggaggagctgaggaaggCCCTGGCCCTGAGTAGACAGGGAATGGAGGTGGAGGATGAAGAGGCTGATCTTCGCAGGGCCATACAGCTCAGCATGCAGGGTAAGGCTTTATTGG GGGCAGTAATGAGCAATACGTCAATGCCAAAAGGGGGACTTGTTGCTAAAACGACATCGTCCGGCCAGGCACCAGGGAGTACTACAGGAGGAGCACCTCTGAGTGAGAAACTCTCAGCTGAGGAACTGCGACGGAGGAGACAAGCCTACTTTGACAG ACAGTCCCAACAGCTGGCTCAGCCCACTTCACCTCAACAACCAACAGAAAGCACAG GATCCGGGAAGAGTGGCACAGAGGAAGATGCACAAGCCAAATGCAGCCAGTGA
- the LOC106596263 gene encoding protein Z-dependent protease inhibitor isoform X1 produces the protein MMMKVGLLFLLTHVWTLTPVYQTQEQSPNITDLTFKNMDFAMNLYRKIAGYHDNNIFFSPLSISTAFATLSMAAQGPTRDQIVKGLNLAHLDRDKQPDIIPELFQQLQGNITQDESLKLDQSTTFFVCLKFEVESDYSDQIKKFFNADINNVDFANTKASVSMINDYIMRKTDNRVKEMVSDLDPLTQLMLINTIFFRGEWQMPFNPNHTEIQRFYIDNYNIVQVPMMLRMEDKFYTMDDFSLNAKVLKLPYRDGVSMLILLPNKGLDYTTIDDEITAERFLNWIKNLKERKLEVQLPKFKMEQSYAMHNILPDLGISSIFHDTANLTKLSKDPGLKVSEVLHKAVIEVDERGTTAAAATESGIIGYSLPSSFIVNRPFLFFIYHEATNSLLFMGRVTDPTKNGV, from the exons ATGATGATGAAGGTGGGACTCCTTTTCCTCCTGACCCATGTCTGGACCCTCACCCCTGTCTACCAAACTCAAGAGCAGAGCCCCAACATCACAGACCTGACCTTCAAGAACATGGACTTTGCCATGAATCTCTACAGGAAGATTGCTGGTTACCATGATAATAACATATTTTTCTCACCCCTGAGCATATCCACAGCTTTTGCGACCCTCTCCATGGCAGCACAGGGTCCCACACGAGACCAGATAGTGAAGGGGCTCAACCTAGCCCACCTAGATCGGGACAAGCAACCAGACATCATTCCAGAACTCTTCCAGCAACTCCAAGGGAACATCACACAAGATGAATCATTGAAACTGGACCAGAGCACCACCTTCTTTGTTTGCCTAAAGTTTGAGGTAGAGAGTGACTACAGTGACCAGATCAAGAAATTCTTCAACGCTGATATCAACAATGTGGACTTTGCAAATACAAAAGCTAGCGTTTCCATGATCAATGACTACATAATGAGAAAGACTGATAACAGAGTCAAGGAGATGGTGTCTGACTTGGATCCACTTACTCAACTTATGCTCATCAACACCATTTTCTTTCGGG GTGAATGGCAGATGCCCTTCAATCCCAACCACACAGAAATTCAACGCTTCTATATTGACAACTACAATATTGTCCAGGTGCCTATGATGTTAAGAATGGAGGATAAGTTCTATACAATGGACGACTTTTCCCTGAATGCCAAGGTGCTGAAGCTGCCGTACCGAGATGGTGTTTCAATGCTTATCCTGCTACCCAACAAAGGCCTGGATTATACCACAATAGATGATGAGATCACAGCTGAGAGATTCCTCAACTGGATAAAAAATCTgaaagaaag GAAACTAGAAGTTCAACTGCCCAAGTTCAAGATGGAGCAATCCTACGCCATGCACAACATCCTACCAGATTTGGGTATATCCAGTATCTTCCATGACACCGCTAACCTCACTAAATTGAGCAAAGACCCAGGCCTAAAGGTATCTGAG GTGTTGCACAAGGCAGTGATCGAGGTGGATGAGAGAGGCACCACTGCAGCCGCTGCCACAGAAAGCGGCATTATTGGATACTCCTTACCCTCTTCCTTCATCGTCAACCGACCCTTCTTATTTTTTATCTACCATGAGGCCACTAACAGCTTGTTGTTCATGGGCCGAGTGACTGACCCCACCAAAAACGGAGTCTAA
- the LOC106596263 gene encoding protein Z-dependent protease inhibitor isoform X2 has product MMMKVGLLFLLTHVWTLTPVYQTQEQSPNITDLTFKNMDFAMNLYRKIAGYHDNNIFFSPLSISTAFATLSMAAQGPTRDQIVKGLNLAHLDRDKQPDIIPELFQQLQGNITQDESLKLDQSTTFFVCLKFEVESDYSDQIKKFFNADINNVDFANTKASVSMINDYIMRKTDNRVKEMVSDLDPLTQLMLINTIFFRGEWQMPFNPNHTEIQRFYIDNYNIVQVPMMLRMEDKFYTMDDFSLNAKVLKLPYRDGVSMLILLPNKGLDYTTIDDEITAERFLNWIKNLKERKLEVQLPKFKMEQSYAMHNILPDLGISSIFHDTANLTKLSKDPGLKVLHKAVIEVDERGTTAAAATESGIIGYSLPSSFIVNRPFLFFIYHEATNSLLFMGRVTDPTKNGV; this is encoded by the exons ATGATGATGAAGGTGGGACTCCTTTTCCTCCTGACCCATGTCTGGACCCTCACCCCTGTCTACCAAACTCAAGAGCAGAGCCCCAACATCACAGACCTGACCTTCAAGAACATGGACTTTGCCATGAATCTCTACAGGAAGATTGCTGGTTACCATGATAATAACATATTTTTCTCACCCCTGAGCATATCCACAGCTTTTGCGACCCTCTCCATGGCAGCACAGGGTCCCACACGAGACCAGATAGTGAAGGGGCTCAACCTAGCCCACCTAGATCGGGACAAGCAACCAGACATCATTCCAGAACTCTTCCAGCAACTCCAAGGGAACATCACACAAGATGAATCATTGAAACTGGACCAGAGCACCACCTTCTTTGTTTGCCTAAAGTTTGAGGTAGAGAGTGACTACAGTGACCAGATCAAGAAATTCTTCAACGCTGATATCAACAATGTGGACTTTGCAAATACAAAAGCTAGCGTTTCCATGATCAATGACTACATAATGAGAAAGACTGATAACAGAGTCAAGGAGATGGTGTCTGACTTGGATCCACTTACTCAACTTATGCTCATCAACACCATTTTCTTTCGGG GTGAATGGCAGATGCCCTTCAATCCCAACCACACAGAAATTCAACGCTTCTATATTGACAACTACAATATTGTCCAGGTGCCTATGATGTTAAGAATGGAGGATAAGTTCTATACAATGGACGACTTTTCCCTGAATGCCAAGGTGCTGAAGCTGCCGTACCGAGATGGTGTTTCAATGCTTATCCTGCTACCCAACAAAGGCCTGGATTATACCACAATAGATGATGAGATCACAGCTGAGAGATTCCTCAACTGGATAAAAAATCTgaaagaaag GAAACTAGAAGTTCAACTGCCCAAGTTCAAGATGGAGCAATCCTACGCCATGCACAACATCCTACCAGATTTGGGTATATCCAGTATCTTCCATGACACCGCTAACCTCACTAAATTGAGCAAAGACCCAGGCCTAAAG GTGTTGCACAAGGCAGTGATCGAGGTGGATGAGAGAGGCACCACTGCAGCCGCTGCCACAGAAAGCGGCATTATTGGATACTCCTTACCCTCTTCCTTCATCGTCAACCGACCCTTCTTATTTTTTATCTACCATGAGGCCACTAACAGCTTGTTGTTCATGGGCCGAGTGACTGACCCCACCAAAAACGGAGTCTAA
- the LOC106596870 gene encoding LOW QUALITY PROTEIN: ATP-dependent RNA helicase DDX24-like (The sequence of the model RefSeq protein was modified relative to this genomic sequence to represent the inferred CDS: substituted 1 base at 1 genomic stop codon) encodes CTNNFDCHPPKKPTEEEERDHNCNGYVLVSCISPVKSCDLSEESPVSSQRCLVIDEADRIVERGHFAELESLLEMLNTVQFNPKRQTFVFSATLTMAHSLPTRVLQKKGKKVDQQSKLEVLLEKVGIRSKPKVIDLTRKEATVETLTETRIHCEKEEKDFFLYYFLLQYPGRTMVFANSIDCIKRLNSLLVILDCTPLPLHANMHQKQRLKNLERFAARESCVLLTTDVAAIGLDIPNVQHVIHYQVPRTSETCVHRSGRTARATKEGLSLLLVGPDDMMNFKRIYRALGKDEEVPMFPFQSKCMAAIKEXVNMARKIEKIEFHNSREKQHNSWFKQAAEALEMDLDDDVFLGGRKDEEHDRQQQKMKGMKKHMKHLISLPVFKNVMKTKYPTQMGKLSLPNMPLHVLETPLTSVSNQKTETKEKAAAAVLKMIVVSIRMFEIEFI; translated from the exons tgcaccaatAATTTTGATTGTCACCCGCCGAAAAAACCCACCGAAGAAGAAGAACGTGATCACAACTGCAATGGCTACGTCCTCGTGTCATGCATTAGTCCAGTCAAGTCGTGTGATTTATCAGAGGAAAGTCCTGTAAGCAGTCAAAG GTGCCTAGTCATTGACGAAGCAGACCGCATTGTGGAAAGAGGCCATTTTGCTGAGCTGGAAAGTCTGCTGGAGATGCTGAACACTGTCCAGTTTAACCCAAAGAGGCAGACATTTGTGTTCTCCGCCACCCTGACCATGGCCCACAGCTTGCCCACCCGCGTCTTGCAGAAAAAGGGCAAGAAGGTGGACCAGCAGAGCAAGCTGGAGGTCCTTTTGGAGAAAGTGGGGATCAGGTCCAAGCCTAAAGTAATTGATCTGACCCGGAAGGAGGCTACAGTCGAGACCCTGACTGAGACACGGATACACTGTGAAAAGGAAGAGAAGGATTTCTTCCTGTACTACTTCCTGCTCCAGTATCCAGGCCGGACTATGGTGTTTGCCAACAGTATTGACTGCATCAAGCGGCTTAACTCTCTGCTGGTCATCCTGGACTGTACTCCATTGCCACTGCATGCCAACATGCACCAGAAGCAGCGCCTAAAGAACCTTGAGCGGTTCGCTGCGAGGGAGAG CTGTGTGCTCCTGACAACTGATGTGGCGGCAATAGGGCTTGATATTCCAAATGTTCAACACGTCATTCATTACCAG GTTCCCAGGACTTCAGAGACCTGTGTCCACCGCAGTGGAAGGACTGCACGAGCCACCAAAGAGGGTCTCAGTTTGCTCCTGGTTGGGCCAGATGACATGATGAACTTCAAGAGAATCTACAGAGCTCTGGGAAAGGATGAGGAGGTTCCCATGTTTCCCTTTCAGAGCAAGTGCATGGCTGCCATCAAG GAGTGAGTCAACATGGCTAGGAAGATAGAGAAGATTGAGTTCCATaacagcagagagaagcagcacaACTCTTGGTTTAAGCAAGCAGCAGAAGCTTTGGAGATGGACCTGGATGATGATGTTTTTCTTG GGGGGAGGAAGGATGAGGAGCATGACAGGCAGCAGCAGAAGATGAAGGGCATGAAGAAGCACATGAAACACCTGATTTCTCTGCCTGTATTCAAGAATGTGATGAAGACCAAGTACCCCACACAGATGGGTAAGCTCTCCCTGCCCAACATGCCCCTACATGTTTTGGAAACGCCCTTGACCAGTGTCTCCAATCAGAAGACAGAAACAAAAGAAAAAGCAGCAGCCGCAGTGTTAAAAATGATTGTAGTCTCAATTAGAATGTTTGAGATTGAATTTATATAA
- the otub2 gene encoding Ubiquitin thioesterase OTUB2 translates to MTEPGQFVSSREEISTYLLEVEAAKYREICSQYKYMRKIRGDGNCFYRALCFGHLESLLQNDRALQRFKETVKQSGKELLAAGFDESSFKDMLDMFVGVLEQCEADEQGDTLLQLFNEQTTSDSMVQYLRLLTSAYLQNHADFFSHFVEAPSLKVYCTREVETMAMECDHVDILALSEALGVSIHIASVEGGDGHRLAHHTIPEGAEPCLHLLYKTAHYDILYPHCH, encoded by the exons ATG ACGGAACCAGGACAGTTTGTTTCAAGTAGAGAAGAAATATCTACATATCTGCTGGAGGTGGAAGCTGCAAAGTATCGG GAGATTTGCAGCCAGTATAAGTACATGAGGAAAATCAGGGGCGATGGTAATTGCTTTTACAGAGCTCTCTGCTTTGGACACCTGGAATCATTGTTACAAAATGATCGAGCTTTGCAAAG ATTCAAAGAAACAGTGAAACAAAGTGGCAAAGAGTTATTGGCTGCAGGCTTTGATGAGAGCTCTTTCAAAGACATGCTTGACATG TTTGTAGGTGTTCTAGAACAATGTGAAGCTGATGAGCAGGGTGACACGTTGCTCCAGCTCTTTAATGAGCAAACTACCTCCGACAGTATGGTGCAATACCTCAGGTTGCTCACCTCAGCCTACCTTCAAAACCATGCCGACTTCTTCAGCCACTTTGTGGAGGCACCCAGTCTCAAGGTTTACTGCACTCGG GAAGTAGAAACCATGGCGATGGAGTGTGATCACGTAGATATTCTGGCTCTGTCGGAGGCCTTAGGAGTTAGCATCCACATTGCTTCAGTGGAGGGGGGAGACGGACACCGCCTGGCCCACCACACGATTCCAGAGGGAGCGGAGCCCTGCCTACACCTCCTATACAAAACAGCCCACTATGACATTCTCTACCCACATTGCCATTGA